The following coding sequences lie in one Methanothermobacter sp. MT-2 genomic window:
- a CDS encoding HisA/hisF family protein yields MIEVIPVLDLMGSLAVTGKSGERKKYKPLKTIFATSPDPIEIALSLKRAGAQRIYIADLDAITGQGSNIHLIQKINHIIPVMLDFGIQDFKGFEFGLNIAWQVIVATETLKDINELKKIFEVFPKSRIVVSIDTKKGKLYSKNLKMTLGEFKNTLIQLNPGEIILLDITRVGTQQGINKKLIKKFKGLDIIPGGGIKTSDIPTLSSIGIKKILAGTTLHQGKLPLHIR; encoded by the coding sequence ATGATAGAAGTCATACCAGTACTGGACCTGATGGGTTCACTAGCAGTCACGGGAAAATCCGGTGAAAGAAAAAAATACAAACCCCTCAAAACCATATTCGCAACATCACCAGACCCTATAGAAATCGCACTATCACTAAAAAGAGCCGGCGCCCAGAGAATATACATCGCAGATCTCGATGCCATCACAGGCCAAGGCTCCAACATCCACCTCATCCAAAAAATAAACCATATCATACCAGTAATGCTCGACTTCGGAATCCAAGACTTTAAAGGCTTCGAATTCGGATTAAACATAGCATGGCAGGTTATAGTCGCCACAGAAACTCTAAAGGACATCAACGAACTCAAAAAGATTTTTGAAGTTTTCCCAAAATCAAGGATAGTGGTGAGCATCGATACAAAAAAAGGCAAACTATACTCCAAAAACCTTAAAATGACACTAGGAGAATTCAAAAACACCCTCATACAACTAAACCCAGGAGAAATCATACTCCTAGACATAACAAGAGTAGGCACACAACAAGGCATCAACAAGAAACTAATAAAAAAATTCAAGGGACTAGACATAATCCCAGGAGGAGGTATAAAAACCAGTGACATACCAACACTATCCTCCATAGGAATCAAAAAAATACTCGCCGGCACAACACTACACCAAGGAAAACTCCCACTACATATAAGGTGA